Part of the Ignavibacterium album JCM 16511 genome, TTGAAACATCATCAAGCAAATTTGTATCAAGAGGTTTGGCGAATCTCATATTAATAACCTCAGCGTGAATTCCCTGTGCTTCGAGTTTCTCTGAAGCAATCATTGCATAATTTACCATCGAGCCGAAAGCCAGTAATGCGACATCATCACCTGACTTTAAAGTTTCAGCTTTACCAATTTCAATTTTTTCAAAACCTGGTTTTACTTCAACACCAAGTGCAGAACCTCTTGGATAACGCAATGCGATTGGACCTTTTTTGTATTCAACAGCAGTATATAACATATTTCTTAGTTCTGCTTCATCTTTCGGAGCCATAATAACCATTCCGGGAATGAAACGAAGATAAGAAACATCAAAAGCACCGTGATGAGTAGGTCCGTCAGCTCCAACTAGTCCTGCCCTATCCATCACAAAAACAACATGAAGCTTCTGAAGTGCAACATCGTGAATAATTTGATCGAATGCTCTTTGCAGAAAAGTAGAATAAATTGCTACTACCGGAATTATACCCTGTGTTGCCAAACCTGCAGCAAAAGTAACAGCGTGTTCTTCAGCAATTCCAACATCAAAATAATTTTTCGGAAATTCTTTCTGCAAAATATCCAGACCTGTACCATCGGGCATTGCGCCTGTTATTCCAACGACCTTAGGATTTTGTTTTACAATTTCAACAAGAGCATTTCCAAAAATTGTTGTGTATGCAGGTGGTGCGCCTTCTTTTTTATAGGCTTTACCTGTTAGTTTATCAAAAGGAGTAGAAGCATGCAATCTCTGAATATGTCCTTCGGCTGGCTTATAACCTTTCCCTTTTTCTGTGATTGCGTGAATAAGAATCGGACCTTTAAGAGTTTTAACATGTTCAAAAATTCTGATTAATTGATGAAGGTTATGTCCGTTAACAGGTCCGAAATATCTGAAACCAAGTGCTTCGAATAACATTCCTGGGGTTACAACAGCTTTTATACCACTTTCAAGTCTTGCAGCTATTTTTCTTAGTCTGTCGCCAAATGCATCTAACTTACCTGTTAAATCCCAAATCTGTGCTTTGAATTTGTTGTAATCCGGATGCGAAATCATTTCTGTAAAGTAATTCGAAATTTGCCAAACATTTGGAGCGATTGACATTCTGTTATCATTCAATACAACAATCAGATCAGACTTTAGAACTCCGGAATTATTCATTGCTTCATAAGCCATTCCACCAGTCATAGCGCCATCACCAATAATGGCAATTACTTTTCTGTTTGATTCATTGTTCAAATCTCTTCCGACTGCCATTCCGAGTGCAGCAGAGATTGATGTAGTTGCGTGTCCGGCACCAAAAGCATCATATTCACTTTCAGTTCGTTTAAGAAAACCACTAATACCACCGAACTTTCTAATTCTTTTTAAAGCTTCTTTTCTTCCGGTTAAAATTTTGTGCGGATATGCCTGATGACCTGTATCCCAAACAACAAGATCATAAGGAGTGTTAAAAACTTTATGAACTGCTACAGTTAATTCAACTGTACCAAGACCGCCACCAAAGTGTCCGCCAATTTCCGAAATAGTATCAACAAGATATTCGCGGATATCCTTACATAACTGTTTTAATTCAGCAACATCCATCTGTTTTATATCAGAAGGATAGTTGACTTTTGAAAGAACCGGATACTTTTGTTCGTTGGTAGTTTTGTTTTCTCCGTTGTTATTCATCATCACCTTCGTAGTTTGATTTATTACTAACTTCTTTTTTTAGTTTGGTAATTTTTAATTCCGCATTTTCGAGTATCGCTAAACACTCTTTTGAAAGTTTGATTCCTTCTTCAAAAAGACTTATTGATTCTTCCAGCTGAACATCACCACTTTCTAAAAGTTCGGAAATTTGTTCAAGACGTTTAAGTTTTTCTTCAAATGATTTAGTTGATTTTACTTTCGTCATTTCTTTTCCAGTTTAATTTCACCGTCATAAAATTTTATTGAGACAGGTTTCTCAGGATTGTAAAATTGTTTTCGTGTAACAAATTTATCATCTTGTTTGATAAGTGCGAAACCTTTCTTTAATGTTTTTTCAATATCGTAAGAATTTATTACTGAAAAATATTTCTGAGTTTCTCTTTCTGCCAATAAAATTTTCTTATCAATCTGTTGTGAAATTTTATAAAACAAGTTATCAATCTTTTGATAAAAATTCCTGACCTTTTCCAATGGATATCTGAACATATAAGAATCGAGAACATCATTTATTCTTTGTCTGTAATCTGCTATGGTTTGCTCAACCGATTCTTCCATATGTTCAATTGCATATTTTATAGCATTTAATAATTCTTCACTATCAGGTGTAGCAATTTCCATTGCTACTGAAGGAGTTGGTGCTCTTAAATCCGAAACAAAATCAGCAATTGTAAAATCAATTTCATGCCCTATTCCTGTTATAACCGGAATTTTAGAATTATAAATTGCCCTTGCAACAATCTCTTCATTAAATGCCCATAGGTCTTCA contains:
- the dxs gene encoding 1-deoxy-D-xylulose-5-phosphate synthase: MNNNGENKTTNEQKYPVLSKVNYPSDIKQMDVAELKQLCKDIREYLVDTISEIGGHFGGGLGTVELTVAVHKVFNTPYDLVVWDTGHQAYPHKILTGRKEALKRIRKFGGISGFLKRTESEYDAFGAGHATTSISAALGMAVGRDLNNESNRKVIAIIGDGAMTGGMAYEAMNNSGVLKSDLIVVLNDNRMSIAPNVWQISNYFTEMISHPDYNKFKAQIWDLTGKLDAFGDRLRKIAARLESGIKAVVTPGMLFEALGFRYFGPVNGHNLHQLIRIFEHVKTLKGPILIHAITEKGKGYKPAEGHIQRLHASTPFDKLTGKAYKKEGAPPAYTTIFGNALVEIVKQNPKVVGITGAMPDGTGLDILQKEFPKNYFDVGIAEEHAVTFAAGLATQGIIPVVAIYSTFLQRAFDQIIHDVALQKLHVVFVMDRAGLVGADGPTHHGAFDVSYLRFIPGMVIMAPKDEAELRNMLYTAVEYKKGPIALRYPRGSALGVEVKPGFEKIEIGKAETLKSGDDVALLAFGSMVNYAMIASEKLEAQGIHAEVINMRFAKPLDTNLLDDVSTRFKKIVTLEENSIIGGFGSGILEYFAEKNYKNDLLRIGLPDKFVDHGTQEELHKMLGIDPDGIVNQVIHFIEIKKSKEEVSV
- the xseB gene encoding exodeoxyribonuclease VII small subunit, which gives rise to MTKVKSTKSFEEKLKRLEQISELLESGDVQLEESISLFEEGIKLSKECLAILENAELKITKLKKEVSNKSNYEGDDE